From Virgibacillus ihumii, the proteins below share one genomic window:
- a CDS encoding nitrate reductase subunit alpha has protein sequence MRKSNKLFETLKHIRHGERINDNFTEESPRPRDAEDIYRRRWQHDKIVRSTHGVNCTGSCSWKIYVKDGIITSETQQTDYPSTGDDFPEYEPRGCPRGASFSWYTYSPIRVKYPYVRSDLYELWKQEREQAGDPVTAWENITSNPEKRAKYVSARGKGGFVRATWKDMCEIIASAAIVTIKKYGPDRIAGFSPIPAMSMVSYAAGTRFLSLIGGTILSFYDWYADLPPASPQVWGEQTDVPESADWYNSKYFIIWGTNLPQTRTPDAHFMVEARYNGTKVVGVSPDFAEYEKFADIWLPARAGTDAALAMAMTHVILKEFYVNKKTPYFTSYTKKYTDLPFLVTLREENGAYRSNRFLRASDLNDHHTKGEWKTIVWDDVTNEPATPNGSMGFRWDNDNKWNLELKKQNGSFIDPTLSFIDKSDDVTMVQFPYFAEENGGVVERGVPVKHIQNKNGETIKVTTVYDLMMAHTGVGRDLPGDYPKDYDDPKPYTPAWQESMTGVNKNHVIKVAKEFADNAERTKGKSMIAMGGGTNHWYHSDQIYRAILNLVLLTGSQGVNGGGWAHYVGQEKVRPQEGWQQVSFSGDWQKATRLQNGTSYFYFHTDQHRYETQLNEGDSAWGNKYDSIHPADINALSARLGWLPSYPQFTQNSIDIVKESRENGATTDQEVIDDVVKKLKENKLEWAIENPDNPRNFPRLFFNWRSNLLGDSGKGHEFFVKHLIGGDNQVLAEPENSWQPKNVKVTDEAPTGKADLLVSVDFRMTSSGLFSDIVLPAATWYEKFDISSTDMHPFVHPFNAAISPPWEAKSDWNTFREISKEFSELAEKHLPETEELVTSPLGHDSENEISQPFGEIKDWRKGEVEAIPGKTMPNMKIISRDYPNTYQKMTTMGPLIKNGYGGKGVTIPGEPVYDELGKRLGKSKRDGIGKGNPDLYTDQQAINAILLMSGATNGKRAVAGWKSLEAKTGQKLGDISAAREEEDHTLRDLTIQPRTAISTPVWSGLEKDHRRYSPFTVNTEYNIPWRTLTGRQSFYLDHEMMLDFGEGLPLYLPPLNYGPFLKNEEGVKANGDSITVRYLTPHQKWGIHTMFTDTTNMSTLFRGWQTIWMNEKDGASIGLKDNDFVEVYNRNGAIAARVVLTYRIPKGMAYMYHAQDRTLGVPATTVSKDRGKKKRGGTHNSVTRISLKPTHMIGGYSQLSYGFNYYGPTGHQRDTIAVIRPLKEVDWLEN, from the coding sequence ATGAGAAAAAGTAATAAGCTATTTGAAACCCTGAAACACATCCGTCATGGCGAACGAATTAATGATAACTTCACAGAAGAAAGCCCACGTCCGCGTGATGCAGAGGATATTTACCGACGGAGATGGCAGCATGATAAAATTGTTCGGTCAACACACGGCGTTAATTGTACTGGGTCTTGCAGCTGGAAAATTTATGTAAAAGATGGGATCATCACCTCCGAAACACAACAGACGGATTATCCAAGTACCGGGGACGATTTTCCGGAATACGAACCAAGAGGATGTCCGCGCGGAGCAAGTTTCTCCTGGTATACGTACAGTCCAATCCGTGTAAAGTATCCTTATGTTCGCAGTGATTTATATGAACTCTGGAAACAGGAACGTGAACAGGCAGGTGATCCTGTAACAGCATGGGAAAATATTACAAGCAATCCTGAAAAACGTGCAAAATATGTCAGTGCACGCGGTAAGGGAGGATTTGTCCGTGCCACTTGGAAGGACATGTGCGAAATTATCGCAAGCGCAGCCATCGTTACGATTAAAAAATACGGACCGGATCGTATTGCCGGTTTCAGTCCGATTCCTGCGATGTCAATGGTCAGTTATGCAGCCGGAACTCGCTTTCTATCCTTAATAGGCGGTACCATTTTAAGCTTCTACGACTGGTATGCTGACTTGCCGCCCGCATCACCGCAAGTCTGGGGTGAGCAGACAGATGTACCGGAGAGTGCAGACTGGTATAACTCCAAATATTTCATCATTTGGGGGACGAATCTGCCGCAAACCCGGACACCGGATGCACATTTCATGGTCGAGGCCAGGTATAACGGCACGAAGGTTGTAGGTGTGAGCCCTGACTTTGCTGAATATGAAAAGTTCGCTGACATTTGGCTGCCTGCCAGAGCCGGTACAGATGCAGCGTTGGCAATGGCGATGACACACGTTATTTTAAAAGAATTTTACGTAAATAAAAAAACACCTTACTTTACATCCTATACGAAGAAATACACAGATCTTCCTTTTTTGGTTACATTGAGAGAGGAAAATGGTGCATACCGCAGTAATCGTTTTCTCCGTGCATCAGATTTGAATGACCACCATACAAAAGGGGAATGGAAAACAATTGTATGGGATGATGTCACAAATGAACCTGCGACACCGAACGGCAGCATGGGATTCCGCTGGGATAATGACAATAAATGGAATCTGGAACTTAAAAAACAGAATGGAAGCTTTATTGATCCGACATTATCGTTCATTGACAAATCAGATGATGTAACGATGGTTCAATTCCCTTATTTTGCCGAGGAAAATGGGGGAGTCGTAGAAAGAGGCGTTCCTGTCAAACATATTCAGAATAAAAATGGTGAAACAATTAAAGTTACAACGGTTTATGATCTCATGATGGCACATACTGGGGTGGGGCGTGATTTGCCTGGTGATTATCCAAAAGATTATGATGATCCGAAACCATATACCCCTGCCTGGCAGGAAAGTATGACAGGTGTTAACAAGAATCACGTCATTAAAGTTGCCAAAGAATTTGCTGATAATGCCGAACGTACAAAAGGAAAATCGATGATTGCCATGGGAGGCGGAACGAATCACTGGTATCATAGTGACCAAATCTACCGTGCCATTTTAAACCTTGTTTTATTAACAGGTTCACAAGGTGTCAATGGCGGTGGCTGGGCACATTATGTCGGCCAGGAAAAAGTCCGCCCCCAGGAAGGTTGGCAACAGGTATCGTTCTCCGGTGACTGGCAAAAAGCAACACGGCTGCAAAATGGTACATCTTATTTCTATTTTCATACGGACCAGCACCGTTATGAAACACAATTGAACGAAGGGGATTCCGCCTGGGGCAATAAATATGATTCGATTCACCCGGCTGATATTAATGCCCTGTCAGCCCGACTTGGATGGCTGCCATCTTATCCGCAGTTCACACAGAACTCAATTGATATTGTGAAAGAAAGCCGTGAAAACGGTGCAACAACGGACCAGGAAGTTATTGACGATGTCGTCAAAAAGCTGAAAGAAAACAAACTGGAATGGGCCATTGAAAATCCGGATAATCCGAGAAACTTTCCAAGGCTTTTCTTTAACTGGCGGTCCAATCTTTTGGGTGACAGTGGTAAAGGCCACGAATTCTTCGTTAAACATTTGATCGGCGGTGACAACCAGGTCCTGGCCGAACCGGAAAATTCCTGGCAGCCAAAAAATGTAAAAGTTACGGATGAAGCACCAACAGGAAAAGCTGATCTGCTTGTAAGCGTTGATTTCAGAATGACCAGTTCCGGTTTATTCTCAGACATTGTTCTTCCCGCAGCAACTTGGTATGAGAAATTTGATATCAGCAGTACGGATATGCATCCATTTGTGCATCCGTTTAATGCTGCTATTTCGCCGCCTTGGGAAGCAAAAAGTGACTGGAACACGTTCCGGGAAATCAGTAAAGAATTTTCAGAGCTGGCTGAGAAACATTTACCCGAAACAGAGGAACTGGTAACTTCACCGCTTGGACATGATTCGGAAAATGAGATTTCTCAACCATTTGGTGAAATAAAGGATTGGCGAAAAGGTGAAGTGGAAGCAATTCCGGGTAAGACCATGCCAAACATGAAAATTATCAGCAGGGATTATCCAAATACGTATCAGAAGATGACCACTATGGGACCGCTAATCAAAAATGGTTACGGTGGCAAGGGCGTTACAATCCCGGGTGAACCGGTTTATGATGAATTAGGAAAAAGACTGGGAAAATCCAAACGGGACGGCATTGGAAAAGGCAATCCGGATTTGTATACGGACCAGCAGGCAATTAATGCCATACTATTGATGTCCGGGGCAACCAACGGAAAGCGTGCAGTTGCCGGATGGAAGTCCCTGGAAGCGAAAACCGGGCAGAAACTTGGCGACATATCAGCAGCGCGCGAAGAAGAAGATCATACATTACGTGATTTAACTATCCAACCGCGGACAGCTATTTCAACGCCGGTCTGGAGCGGTCTTGAAAAGGATCATCGCCGGTATTCGCCATTTACCGTCAATACGGAATATAACATTCCATGGCGTACACTTACCGGAAGACAAAGTTTCTATCTGGATCATGAAATGATGCTGGACTTTGGTGAAGGACTGCCGCTATATTTGCCGCCATTAAACTATGGTCCATTTCTGAAGAATGAAGAGGGTGTGAAAGCAAACGGTGATTCTATTACAGTAAGATACCTTACACCGCACCAGAAATGGGGTATCCATACGATGTTTACGGATACTACGAACATGTCGACATTGTTTCGTGGCTGGCAGACGATTTGGATGAATGAAAAAGATGGTGCTTCGATTGGGTTGAAAGATAACGATTTTGTTGAGGTATATAACCGGAATGGCGCAATCGCCGCACGTGTAGTTTTGACTTATCGAATACCAAAAGGAATGGCCTACATGTACCATGCCCAGGATCGTACGTTAGGTGTTCCGGCAACAACTGTCAGTAAAGATCGCGGCAAGAAAAAACGCGGTGGTACACATAACAGTGTAACCCGCATCAGTCTGAAACCAACACACATGATTGGCGGATATTCCCAGCTGAGTTACGGATTCAATTATTATGGACCAACAGGACACCAGCGGGATACAATCGCAGTTATCAGACCACTTAAGGAGGTTGATTGGCTTGAGAATTAA
- a CDS encoding hemerythrin domain-containing protein, with the protein MSGPALRKVDSHSAIHEAALNEAAELTELLSKLVKGDHTEKAKELAYVLIELWESRILQHANSEEEGLYKEIIEEQPELRDDIVALTRDHNLLRILVKEIKEILKKSNVDNSILQQFQALIIIDELHNRKEMEVLPDHDH; encoded by the coding sequence ATGTCAGGTCCGGCGCTAAGAAAAGTTGACAGCCATAGTGCAATTCATGAAGCAGCGTTGAATGAAGCTGCCGAATTAACAGAATTGCTGTCAAAACTGGTTAAAGGCGATCACACGGAAAAAGCTAAAGAATTAGCTTACGTATTAATTGAACTGTGGGAATCACGAATACTTCAGCATGCCAATTCAGAGGAAGAGGGACTTTACAAAGAAATAATTGAAGAACAACCGGAATTACGTGATGACATTGTTGCACTTACAAGGGATCACAATTTACTGCGCATTCTTGTTAAAGAAATAAAAGAAATTCTAAAAAAAAGCAATGTGGACAATTCTATCCTTCAGCAATTTCAAGCATTGATCATTATTGATGAACTCCATAATCGAAAGGAAATGGAAGTACTTCCAGATCATGATCATTAA
- a CDS encoding acylphosphatase produces MLAHVTVTGRVQGVGFRYSAQQQAAQHNLTGWVQNKADGSVELKVEGPEQKVDRFLEEMKAGFTQFIKVKQIDVDRFNKDEGYKQFSIK; encoded by the coding sequence ATGTTAGCACATGTTACAGTAACCGGCCGCGTGCAAGGGGTTGGTTTCAGGTATTCCGCACAGCAGCAGGCTGCACAACATAATTTAACAGGTTGGGTTCAAAACAAAGCTGATGGGAGTGTGGAACTCAAAGTGGAAGGCCCCGAACAGAAGGTTGACCGCTTTTTGGAAGAAATGAAAGCAGGATTTACTCAGTTTATAAAAGTAAAGCAAATAGATGTGGACAGATTTAATAAAGACGAAGGGTATAAGCAATTCTCCATCAAATAA
- a CDS encoding DUF362 domain-containing protein, giving the protein MAFVITSPCKNEKSGECVEVCPVDCIEEGKDMFYIDPDICIDCGACEAVCPVEAIYMEDEVPEEENEYIALNRKFYEEN; this is encoded by the coding sequence TTGGCATTTGTCATTACATCACCATGTAAAAATGAAAAATCAGGCGAATGTGTTGAAGTTTGTCCTGTAGATTGTATAGAAGAAGGAAAAGATATGTTCTACATTGATCCGGACATATGTATTGATTGCGGCGCGTGTGAAGCTGTCTGTCCAGTTGAAGCCATATATATGGAAGATGAAGTGCCTGAAGAGGAAAATGAATACATTGCATTAAATCGTAAATTTTACGAGGAAAACTAA
- a CDS encoding M14 family metallopeptidase, producing MEVTIRPGDTFWYYSQLFDIPLVLIKQSNPQTNPEQLAAGQRVKIPGYVMPNYTIAVNDTLWKLAIKYNIPVDLLQLANQEVNADNLQIGQTIRIPERVNQMLISDLDQYTFNKMEMDINNLMEVYPFIVKQSIGNSVMGKDLIELQIGSGNKQVHIDGSFHANEWITTSTIMRFVNEYVLSVTNKRPIRGLNMLPLFNETLLSVVPMVNPDGVNLVLNGASAAEAFQEEVLEINNQSNNFTNWKANIKGVDLNKQFPALWQVEAERKPDSPQPRDYPGPYPLSEPESSAMANLASERNFLRLNAFHTQGEVIYWGFEGLEPPVSEVIVNEYFRVSGYEPVRYIDSYAGYKDWYIQDFRQPGFTIELGTGINPLPFAQFEEIYQESLGIMLANLYL from the coding sequence ATGGAAGTAACGATACGCCCTGGCGACACGTTCTGGTACTACAGTCAATTATTCGACATACCACTTGTTTTAATTAAACAATCGAATCCACAGACAAATCCTGAGCAATTAGCTGCAGGGCAGCGTGTCAAAATTCCGGGATACGTGATGCCTAACTATACTATTGCCGTTAATGATACGTTGTGGAAGTTGGCAATCAAGTATAATATTCCAGTTGATCTGCTGCAATTGGCAAACCAGGAAGTTAATGCTGACAACCTGCAGATTGGGCAGACCATTCGTATCCCCGAGCGTGTAAACCAAATGCTGATTTCCGACCTTGACCAGTATACATTTAATAAAATGGAAATGGACATTAATAACCTGATGGAAGTATATCCGTTTATTGTCAAACAATCCATCGGCAATTCGGTTATGGGAAAAGACCTTATTGAACTGCAAATAGGAAGTGGTAATAAACAGGTTCATATCGATGGTTCTTTTCACGCAAATGAGTGGATCACGACTTCAACTATTATGCGGTTTGTAAATGAATATGTGCTTTCCGTTACGAATAAGCGTCCTATCCGCGGTTTAAACATGCTTCCATTATTTAATGAGACATTACTGTCAGTTGTTCCGATGGTAAATCCGGACGGGGTAAACCTTGTCTTGAATGGCGCATCAGCAGCTGAAGCTTTTCAGGAAGAAGTTTTGGAAATTAATAATCAAAGCAATAATTTTACAAACTGGAAAGCCAATATTAAGGGGGTTGATTTAAACAAACAATTCCCTGCTCTCTGGCAAGTAGAAGCTGAACGAAAACCAGATTCCCCGCAACCAAGGGATTATCCTGGGCCATATCCGTTGTCTGAACCGGAATCGAGTGCAATGGCAAATTTAGCAAGTGAAAGGAATTTTTTACGGTTGAACGCATTTCACACTCAAGGAGAAGTGATCTATTGGGGGTTTGAAGGGTTGGAGCCTCCAGTTTCTGAAGTTATCGTTAATGAATATTTTCGTGTGAGCGGTTATGAACCAGTCAGATATATCGATAGTTATGCCGGTTATAAAGATTGGTATATACAAGATTTCAGGCAGCCAGGTTTTACAATTGAGTTGGGGACCGGGATTAACCCGCTGCCGTTTGCACAATTTGAAGAAATATATCAGGAAAGCCTGGGAATTATGCTGGCAAATCTCTACCTTTAA
- a CDS encoding histidine phosphatase family protein, giving the protein MKNLFIVRHCLADGQHKDSPLTDVGMRQAHLLSVYLGKNEFAIDKIISSPYLRAIESIRPFAENSNLTINIDDRLQERILSNEPVDDWMEVLEQSFSDPDFRLPGGESGNDVIQRTNGLIDSLQSQPDVSNVLLVSHGNLIALLLSRFNPDFGFEGWKNLQNPDVFLINLEEEIHAVNSLWSN; this is encoded by the coding sequence TTGAAAAACTTATTTATAGTCCGACACTGTTTGGCTGATGGGCAGCACAAAGACTCGCCACTGACAGATGTCGGAATGAGACAAGCACATCTATTGTCGGTATACTTGGGAAAAAACGAATTTGCAATTGATAAGATTATTTCCAGTCCTTATTTACGGGCAATCGAAAGTATCCGGCCTTTTGCTGAAAACAGTAATTTGACAATCAACATTGATGATCGGCTTCAAGAACGTATTTTAAGCAATGAACCAGTAGACGACTGGATGGAGGTACTCGAGCAATCTTTCTCAGACCCGGATTTCCGACTTCCCGGAGGAGAATCCGGTAATGATGTTATACAGCGGACAAATGGACTGATTGATAGTTTGCAATCCCAACCAGATGTTTCGAATGTTTTGCTGGTCAGTCATGGGAATCTGATTGCACTATTGTTAAGCAGGTTTAATCCGGACTTTGGATTTGAAGGGTGGAAAAACCTGCAAAATCCGGATGTTTTCCTGATTAATTTAGAAGAAGAGATCCATGCTGTTAATAGCTTATGGTCGAACTAA
- a CDS encoding DUF6501 family protein, translating to MIHLNWENHETIKKVECVHADATKFIVHNKLTPGKQYAVKNETDEFYFIIDNSNRVGGFFKDYFKEIM from the coding sequence ATGATTCATCTAAATTGGGAAAATCACGAAACAATTAAAAAAGTGGAGTGTGTGCATGCTGACGCAACAAAATTTATCGTTCACAATAAACTAACACCAGGCAAGCAATATGCCGTAAAAAATGAAACGGATGAATTTTACTTCATCATTGATAACAGCAATCGTGTTGGCGGATTTTTTAAAGATTATTTTAAAGAAATAATGTAG
- the msrA gene encoding peptide-methionine (S)-S-oxide reductase MsrA produces MDSQIKYATFAGGCFWCMVEPFDQRPGVVSITSGYTGGTVANPTYEQVCSDTTGHVEAVQIAYDPEVMPYEQLVETFWQQIDPTDADGQFNDRGESYQTTIFYHDEQQKKIAEVSKERLEGSGKFSKPIVTPVLPAKTFYKAEENHQDYYKKQPFHYKLYKKGSGREDFILKNWRQTPDKKELKERLTPIQYTVTQENGTERPFENEYWNEKSDGIYVDIVSGDVLFSSLDKFDSDCGWPSFTKPIDPYKVTKNTDTTHGMIRTEVRSKHADSHLGHVFEDGPKDKGGLRYCMNSAAMRFIPKEELEQEGYGEYSKLFK; encoded by the coding sequence ATGGATTCTCAAATAAAATATGCAACGTTTGCCGGCGGATGTTTCTGGTGTATGGTTGAACCTTTCGATCAGCGGCCAGGCGTTGTAAGTATCACTTCCGGTTATACAGGCGGTACAGTAGCCAACCCAACATATGAACAGGTATGTTCTGATACAACAGGGCATGTGGAAGCTGTACAGATCGCATATGATCCGGAAGTAATGCCATATGAGCAATTAGTTGAGACGTTTTGGCAGCAGATTGACCCGACAGATGCGGACGGTCAATTTAATGATCGAGGCGAATCATACCAGACCACTATTTTTTACCATGATGAACAGCAAAAAAAGATTGCTGAAGTGTCCAAAGAAAGACTGGAGGGGAGTGGAAAATTTTCAAAACCTATCGTAACTCCGGTTTTACCGGCAAAAACATTTTATAAAGCCGAAGAGAATCATCAGGATTACTATAAGAAACAGCCATTTCATTATAAATTATATAAAAAAGGGTCAGGAAGGGAGGACTTTATCTTGAAAAACTGGCGTCAAACACCGGATAAAAAAGAACTGAAAGAACGCCTGACACCAATTCAATATACTGTGACACAGGAGAACGGCACCGAACGGCCGTTTGAAAATGAATATTGGAATGAAAAATCTGATGGCATTTATGTTGATATCGTATCCGGTGATGTCTTGTTCTCTTCCTTGGATAAATTCGACTCTGACTGTGGTTGGCCAAGCTTTACCAAGCCAATCGATCCATACAAGGTAACGAAAAACACCGATACAACGCACGGAATGATTCGGACAGAAGTTCGGAGTAAACATGCTGATTCGCATCTTGGACATGTCTTTGAGGACGGTCCGAAAGACAAAGGGGGACTCCGTTACTGTATGAATTCTGCAGCGATGCGGTTTATCCCAAAAGAAGAACTGGAACAGGAAGGGTATGGCGAATACTCGAAGTTATTTAAATAA
- the vrrA gene encoding VrrA/YqfQ family protein, producing the protein MVWPTQQPERNYIGSFPFNRQMPPDNSLNRIIPVQKMQSFLSPERIGSITNTLTKVQQVLKTVENAAPIIQQYGPMVKNLPMMFKIMKALKESDDVEIDDVEEEEFAEENIEEDTFYEHEEELPGSSKPKLFI; encoded by the coding sequence ATGGTATGGCCAACGCAGCAGCCTGAGAGGAATTATATTGGGAGTTTTCCATTTAACCGGCAAATGCCGCCGGATAATAGCTTAAACCGTATAATACCTGTCCAAAAAATGCAAAGTTTTCTATCGCCAGAACGGATTGGTTCGATTACAAATACGCTCACAAAAGTTCAACAAGTTTTAAAAACGGTTGAAAATGCTGCCCCCATTATACAACAGTACGGCCCGATGGTTAAAAATCTGCCAATGATGTTTAAAATAATGAAGGCGCTGAAGGAAAGTGATGACGTTGAAATTGATGATGTAGAGGAAGAAGAATTCGCGGAAGAAAATATCGAAGAAGATACCTTTTATGAGCATGAGGAAGAACTTCCGGGAAGTTCAAAACCTAAGCTGTTTATTTAA
- a CDS encoding YozE family protein, whose protein sequence is MRSFYHYMMTYRGNKQTDDKSRLADWMFYDHDFPKHSTDYDEISNYLEWNSPFTNALRVFDELWDDYKT, encoded by the coding sequence ATGCGTTCATTTTACCATTACATGATGACTTATCGGGGGAATAAACAAACTGATGATAAAAGCCGGCTTGCTGATTGGATGTTTTATGATCATGACTTTCCGAAACATTCAACCGATTATGATGAAATCAGCAACTACCTTGAATGGAACAGCCCATTCACAAATGCGTTGCGGGTCTTTGACGAACTTTGGGATGATTATAAAACATAA
- the tatC gene encoding twin-arginine translocase subunit TatC has product MPGETQYDNEKEMNLVGHLSELRNRLIVTAVTFIVLFFIGFIYVKDIYHFFVKDLGFTLNITGLTDTVSVYITMAGLVAIIGTLPLLCLQIWLFIRPGLTKQEQKSSLPYIPAVFLLFIAGLTFGYIVFVQLIVPFLLSLNEGMFNEIFTYDRYFKLLFRVIVPFAVLFEIPVVTMFLTSLGILTPAFMRKTRKYAYLILVIVGAAITPPDFVLQIVVAIPLILLYEISIYLSDFVYRKKLKKHQEFMESD; this is encoded by the coding sequence ATGCCTGGAGAAACACAGTATGATAATGAGAAGGAAATGAATCTGGTTGGACATTTATCCGAGTTACGAAACAGGCTGATTGTTACTGCGGTAACATTTATAGTTTTATTTTTCATTGGATTTATTTATGTAAAAGATATTTACCACTTTTTCGTAAAAGATCTTGGATTTACTTTAAATATAACAGGATTGACTGATACAGTTTCTGTTTATATCACGATGGCAGGACTCGTAGCGATTATCGGAACGCTTCCATTACTTTGCCTGCAAATTTGGTTGTTTATCAGACCTGGATTAACCAAGCAGGAACAAAAATCATCCTTGCCCTATATCCCGGCAGTTTTTCTCCTGTTTATTGCTGGCTTGACTTTTGGCTATATTGTGTTTGTTCAACTGATTGTTCCGTTCCTGCTTTCCTTGAATGAAGGAATGTTTAACGAAATATTTACTTATGACCGATACTTTAAATTACTTTTTCGTGTGATTGTACCGTTTGCGGTTCTGTTTGAAATTCCGGTGGTTACCATGTTTTTAACAAGCCTCGGAATTCTGACACCTGCATTTATGCGAAAAACCAGAAAGTATGCATACCTAATTCTTGTTATAGTCGGTGCAGCGATTACACCCCCGGATTTTGTACTGCAGATTGTAGTTGCAATCCCGCTGATTCTTTTATATGAAATTAGCATTTATCTATCAGATTTTGTTTACCGCAAAAAATTGAAAAAGCATCAGGAATTTATGGAAAGCGATTGA
- the tatA gene encoding twin-arginine translocase TatA/TatE family subunit: protein MLSNIGIPGLILILVIALIVFGPSKLPEIGKAVGGSLKEFKKATKDIVSDDDAEEKHNSSNK, encoded by the coding sequence ATGTTAAGTAATATTGGCATCCCCGGATTAATATTAATTCTGGTCATTGCATTGATTGTCTTCGGCCCTTCAAAATTACCGGAGATCGGCAAGGCTGTTGGTGGATCTCTGAAAGAATTCAAAAAAGCAACAAAAGATATTGTTTCAGATGATGACGCGGAAGAGAAACATAATTCATCAAACAAATAG
- a CDS encoding twin-arginine translocase TatA/TatE family subunit, protein MLANIGFPGLILILVIALVVFGPKKLPEIGKAAGHTLKEFKKSARDLTGDAADEIKEARDIVKGDESK, encoded by the coding sequence ATGCTGGCAAATATAGGTTTTCCAGGTCTTATTCTTATATTGGTTATCGCATTGGTTGTATTCGGACCAAAGAAACTTCCAGAAATCGGAAAAGCCGCCGGTCATACACTAAAGGAATTTAAGAAATCAGCCCGTGATTTGACTGGTGATGCCGCAGATGAAATTAAAGAAGCTCGCGACATTGTTAAAGGTGATGAAAGCAAATAA
- the mobA gene encoding molybdenum cofactor guanylyltransferase yields MNTCGIILSGGKSSRMGTDKSLLPLGGKPVIQHIATQMKSFSLHQAIITNFPEKYDFLDIEKHADRYPGRGPLAGLESALYHIDTSIFICAACDMPYISAEVYNKLLCELESYDAVVPVFNDRIHPLSGIYTKRILPFIQQQLEQNQLKVRDVFRFINVNYADNFEGIPENTLKKHFFNMNNPEQYEEAKHF; encoded by the coding sequence ATGAACACTTGCGGTATTATTTTATCAGGCGGAAAATCATCCCGAATGGGAACGGATAAGTCACTGCTTCCTCTTGGGGGTAAACCTGTCATTCAACATATTGCAACGCAAATGAAATCATTTTCGTTGCATCAGGCGATCATCACAAATTTCCCTGAGAAGTATGATTTTCTTGATATTGAAAAGCATGCTGACCGATATCCTGGAAGGGGACCGCTCGCCGGTTTGGAATCGGCACTTTATCATATCGATACATCGATATTTATCTGTGCTGCATGCGATATGCCATATATAAGTGCGGAAGTGTACAATAAATTGCTCTGTGAGCTGGAAAGTTACGATGCTGTCGTACCGGTTTTCAACGATAGAATACATCCACTATCCGGAATATACACGAAACGAATACTTCCGTTTATTCAACAGCAACTGGAACAGAATCAGCTGAAAGTGAGAGATGTATTCCGTTTCATAAATGTCAATTATGCAGATAACTTCGAGGGAATTCCGGAAAATACACTCAAAAAACATTTTTTTAATATGAACAATCCGGAGCAGTACGAGGAAGCTAAACATTTTTAA